The following are encoded in a window of Candida dubliniensis CD36 chromosome 4, complete sequence genomic DNA:
- a CDS encoding tyrosine-protein phosphatase, putative (Similar to S. cerevisiae PTP2;~overlaps with putative protein orthologue in S. cerevisiae only at C-terminal end (~~250-300 terminal amino acids);~In S. cerevisiae: encodes a phosphotyrosine-specific protein phosphatase involved in the inactivation of mitogen-activated protein kinase (MAPK) during osmolarity sensing; dephosporylates Hog1p MAPK and regulates its localization; localized to the nucleus), translated as MSTIDNSNTTYLHSCYQKQQPQEQQQSSPNKSSTIPKLSIHPPGPTSSTNPTSSNNTSFPFISPITPGSFDFSKPCPLSAETINSNNAKFTPSFKSPSPTTLTFNQLPNNIHKQTIDTLQPTHYDLIVDIRGYNLYTINRITNAINCCIPTTLLKRNSTGLKTILNQSINLSSDLKSIIFNHLESNSSLSNFKKLNILIYDHNSNYDFISFNLYHTILKFNQFPNHFNISYLEGGFYPLKNDIEKYHHLIDDSDISNNNTNLPTMNNNSKLQHRKAKSLSGLTLPTITKTTSISNNPPTSSSINNAFLQSIHKKSNGNNEPISEELRNYQLKIPYNDLQYIPNWLNNVHLYENFEKLENSEKTSINNIFTNTTSKLNPINKLGDNNDDIMSPCCMSCQKIEFNVPRGIEYGYKNRYKNIWPYDHSRVKLAADAATSAKSNNNNNIITSSTNCQPFIDDYFNGNFINTNSIIPNNQFTYIATQKPLTSTICDFWNIINNENIQIIINLDYESINYFNYHEFVKLVQPISKYSNNIMKVYLINEKIYYIQYLSWPDFGIPQDYQSFLQLINLKNKLTKQFNLNKKILVHCSAGCGRTGVFITLDSLIQGIINNDNLEEEEQQQQQQQQQQDVVVKLSDKFIYKSSKDLIYKLIQHQRKQRISMVQNYNQFIACYEIFIKFLINYEKSQSNQD; from the coding sequence ATGTCAACTATTGATAATTCTAATACTACTTATCTTCATTCTTGTtaccaaaaacaacaacctcaagaacaacaacaatctaGTCCTAATAAGCTGTCAACAATCCCTAAATTATCTATTCATCCACCTGGACCAACTTCATCTACAAACCCTActagtagtaataatacTAGTTTCCCATTTATTAGTCCTATTACACCTGGTAGTTTTGATTTCTCCAAACCATGTCCATTATCAGCTGAAACAATTAATAGTAATAACGCTAAATTTACTCCCCTGTTTAAATCACCTtcaccaacaacattaaCTTTCAATCAACTACCCAATAACATCCATAAACAAACTATTGATACATTACAACCAACTCattatgatttaattgtGGATATAAGAGGATATAACCTTTATACTATCAATCGAATAACTAATGCCATCAATTGTTGTATCCCGACAACTTTATTAAAACGGAATTCTACAGGATTGAAAACTATTTTGAATCAACTGATTAATTTGTCATCAgatttaaaatcaattattttcaatcatttagaatcaaattctagtttatcaaattttaagaaattaaatatattaatatatgatcataattctaattatgattttatatcatttaatttatatcataccatattaaaatttaatcaatttccCAATCATTTTAATATTAGCTACTTGGAAGGTGGGTTTTatccattgaaaaatgatattgaaaaatatcatcatctaatAGATGATTCTGAtatttccaataataatactaatttACCTacaatgaataataattcaaaattacAACATCGTAAAGCCAAAAGTTTATCTGGTTTAACATTACCAACCATAACCAAAACTACATCAATTAGTAATAATCCTCCtacttcatcatcaataaataatgcttttttacaatcaattcatAAAAAAtctaatggtaataatgaaCCAATACTGGAAGAATTACgtaattatcaattaaaaataccTTATAATGATTTACAATATATTCCTAATTGGTTAAATAATGTTCATTTAtatgaaaattttgaaaaattagaaaattcTGAAAAAACCAGtatcaataatatcttCACCAACACTACATCTAAATTAAATCCTATTAATAAACttggtgataataatgatgatattatGTCACCATGTTGTATGTCATgtcaaaaaattgaatttaatgtACCTAGAGGAATAGAATATGGTTATAAAAATCgatataaaaatatttggcCTTATGATCATTCAAGAGTTAAGCTAGCAGCAGATGCTGCGACAAGTGCCAAGtctaacaacaacaacaacatcatcacCTCATCAACTAATTGTCAAccatttattgatgattattttaatgggaatttcattaataccaattcaataattcctaataatcaattcacTTATATTGCTACTCAAAAACCTTTAACTTCAACAATTTGTGATTTTTGgaatataattaataatgaaaatattcaaattataattaatttagattatgaatcaattaattatttcaattatcaTGAATTTGTTAAATTGGTTCAaccaatatcaaaatatagtaataatattatgaaagtttatttgattaatgaaaagatttattatatacAATATTTATCATGGCCAGATTTTGGTATACCACAAGATTATCAAAGTTTTttacaattaataaatttgaaaaataaattaactaaacaatttaatttgaataaaaaaattttggtaCATTGTTCTGCAGGTTGTGGTCGTACTGGAGTATTTATTACTTTAGATTCTTTAATTCAAggtataataaataatgataacctagaagaagaagaacagcaacaacaacaacaacaacaacaacaagatgTGGTTGTTAAATTGTCGgataaatttatatataaaagttcaaaagatttaatttataaattaattcaacatcaaagaaaacaaagaattTCAATGGTAcaaaattataatcaatttattgcTTGTTATGagatttttattaaatttttaatcaattatgaGAAGAGTCAGAGTAACCAGGATTAG
- a CDS encoding protein farnesyltransferase subunit beta, putative (Similar to Homo sapiens FNTB;~In S. cerevisiae: beta subunit of the CAAX farnesyltransferase (FTase) that prenylates the a-factor mating pheromone and Ras proteins; required for the membrane localization of Ras proteins and a-factor;~Similar to S. cerevisiae RAM1), giving the protein MSQSQDPNDKINYLLNIINSQRKTPTVSSDSNSSINRVRTKTNTKTKTRTRTSPKTKIKTKTMKINNNNNQISTETTELFTNESQIIESFNSNCTINTSFYSNSNPNDKLHVYKSPIIDITKYFSPTVESQMDLELIILNEYYSKTHNHQPQNDNDDDDDDDDDNDEDELNHFYIDAHLKYILSSLTNPMSSGYQVLDVNHSWMIYWLLNSYYLIQNPTLEINQSILDLIVDKISKCINYPDTSSSGVFDGIGGGINQLGHLASTYAAILTLILTDQYELLNSLRELIRDWLLTLKKNVGSGGASFIMHENGEMDARSTYCALIIINLLNLTNYEDDNSIESVDPLIDGVENWLNSCQTYEGGFSNIPNTEAHGGYTYCALASYFLLYNDWKQFSSELSTTNIDWGKLLEWSVYRQHELEGGVDGRTNKLVDACYGFWIGGLSPLLQLIVRSQGQVNHSVKIFDEEKLQQYLLIIAQEETGGFKDKPGKQVDYYHTNYSLSGLSILEHNYEFSQDKTFSLAFQIDINKEEEDNFTNPIHPVFGIPINFVKKCHEYFRLKTISKPKPNSKQRT; this is encoded by the coding sequence ATGAGTCAGAGTCAAGATcctaatgataaaattaattatttattaaacatTATAAATTCTCAACGGAAAACCCCAACAGTTAGCAGCGATTCCAATAGCTCAATCAACAGAGTTAGAACTAAAACTAatactaaaactaaaacaagaacaagaactaGTCCCAAGACAAAGATTAAGACAAAAACTATGaaaattaacaataacaacaaccagATATCTACTGAAACCACAGAATTATTTACTAATGAATCACAAATCattgaatcatttaattctaattgtACTATTAATACAAGTTTCTACTCAAACTCAAATCCCAACGATAAACTTCATGTATATAAATCaccaattattgatataaCAAAATATTTCTCACCCACAGTAGAATCACAAATGGATTtagaattgattatattaaatgaatattaTTCAAAGACACATAATCATCAACCCCAAAATGACAACGATgacgatgacgatgatgacgaCGACAATGATGAGGACGAGTTGAACcatttttatattgatgctcatttaaaatatattttatcatcattaactAATCCAATGTCATCAGGGTATCAAGTATTAGATGTGAATCATTCATGGATGATTTATTGGTTACTTAATTCTTATTATCTTATACAAAACCCCACTTTggaaatcaatcaatcaatattggatttaattgttgataagaTTTCTAAATGTATAAATTATCCAGACACCCTGTCTAGTGGTGTTTTTGATGGGATTGGTGGTGGGATTAATCAATTGGGTCATTTAGCATCGACATATGCAGCAATATTAACATTAATTTTAACTGATCaatatgaattattaaattctttAAGAGAATTAATTCGTGATTGGTTATtaactttgaaaaaaaatgttggTAGTGGTGGGGCATCATTTATAATGCATGAAAATGGAGAAATGGATGCTCGATCAACTTATTGTGCCTTGATAAtcataaatttattaaatcttACCAATTATGAAGACGACAACTCTATAGAACTGGTTGATCCATTGATTGATGGGGTTGAAAATTGGCTTAATTCATGTCAAACTTATGAAGGAGGATTCAGTAATATACCTAATACTGAAGCTCATGGAGGTTATACTTATTGTGCATTAGCAAGTTATTTCTTATTATATAATGATTGGAAACAGTTTTCCTCTGAGTTGTCCACTACTAATATTGATTGGgggaaattattagaatgGAGTGTTTATAGACAACATGAATTAGAAGGAGGAGTTGATGGGAGAACTAATAAATTAGTGGATGCATGTTATGGATTTTGGATAGGTGGATTATCACCCTTGTTGCAATTGATAGTACGCTCACAAGGACAAGTTAATCATAGTgttaaaatatttgatgaaGAGAAATTGcaacaatatttattaattatagCCCAAGAAGAAACAGGAGGATTTAAAGATAAACCAGGGAAACAAGttgattattatcataCAAATTATAGTTTATCTGGACTTAGTATTCTTGAACATAATTATGAATTTAGTCAAGATAAGACTTTTTCATTAGcatttcaaattgatataaacaaggaagaggaagataATTTCACAAATCCAATTCACCCAGTATTTGGAATTCCTATTAATTTTGTTAAGAAATGCCATGAATATTTTAgattgaaaacaatttccaaaccaaaaccaaactCGAAACAGAGAACTTGA